The genomic window AATTAAGGTTTGAGACGACTGGTGTTTTTTTGTAGGTAAACTGCCGTTTTTGTCCTCGGCTGTAGCCACAGCAGTCATTTTATTAAAAGTGTCAAATATATTTCGTCTTGTATGTAATCAAATCTGGCATTTTTTTTGTATGTAGTCTGATTCACCGTTTCATGTATGTCATTTATGTAGTCACAGGTATGTCGTCTCCACTCGACATACTACTGCCGATCTTCATCTGCTGTGGAAGATCCCTAACCCCATCCCCACTTAATGTGATTTCAGAAGAGTTTTaatagaggtagacagagagatgggagaaacaGTATGAAGTTTTGGAGTGggtattgaaccccggtctcTAGTGGGGAGAGGAGTTTATGTTGCTAGACCACAGGCTCTGCACTTGTTTTGGTCTTTAAAGCTTGTAATGAAAAGGGCTATATAAAATGAATCTATTAGGATTTTATTATCAAGTAATTTTTTGTATAGTCACATCGCGTCCGTCTCTATTTCAGGTGAATGTCCGAGATGCCCTCAACCAGGCGATGGATGAGGAActggagagggatgagagagtcTTCCTTCTAGGGGAGGAGGTGGCTCAGTATGACGGAGCCTACAAGGTATGAGTACGCAATGACAGACTACATGCAAATCAGGATGCAGATTTCAAAAGTGGTTTAAAATAAatatacactaaacaaaaatataaatgcaacatgtaaagtgttggtcacatgtttcatgagctgaaattaaaaaaaatcccagaaatgttccataagcacaaaaaagcttatctttctcaaattttgtgaacaaatgtgtttacatccctgttagtgagcagttCTCCTTTGTGctccatggtggggttatggtatgggcaggcataagatgCAGACAACGGAAATATGTTTTCgttttgcattttattgatggcgatttgaatgcacagaaagaCTGAGGTCCATTGTgtggcacattttttttttaaaggtatctgtgaccaacagatacatatctgtattcccagtcatgtgaaatctatagattagggcctaatgaattaatttaaattgactgatttcctcacatgaactgtaactcagtaaaatcaatgaaattgttgcttttatttttgttcagtatatttgttctgatatatgtTCTATATTTGTTAATTGTATATGTATTTTGTTCCATGATATTATTGTTAGAAtatatttgaaatgtattttgttcAAACTGATCATTTTGACTAGTTGATTGGGGTTTTTCTCCTGACTGGTGAATTTGTAGGTGAGCAGGGGACTGTGGAAGAAATATGGAGACAAACGAATCATCGACACTCCAATCACAGAGGTAAAAACAAACACACTGTAAACAAGACAAtgctgtttttttctttgttgtttgtgtgttgtggCCCTAAATGTGATGGGCTCTAGAACATGTTGTGGCCCTAAATGTGATGGGCTCTAGAACATGTTGTAGCCCTAAATGTGATGGGCTCTAGAACATGTTGTGGCCCTAAATGTGATGGGCTCTAGAACATGTTGTGGCCCTAAATGTGATGGGCTCTAGAACATGTTGTGGCCCTAAATGTGATGGGCTCTAGAACATGTTGTGGCCCTAAATGTGATGGGCTCTAGAACATGTTGTGGCCCTAAATGTGATGGGCTCTAGAACATGTTGTGGTCCTAAATGTGATGGGCTCTAGAACATGTTGCGGCCCTAAATGTGATGGGCTCTAGAACATGTTGTGGCCCTAAATGTGATGGGCTCTAGAACATGTTGCGGCCCTAAATGTGATGGACTCTAGAACATGTTGCGGACCTAAATGTGATGGGCTCTAGAACATGTTGCGGACCTAAATGTGATGGGCTCCAGAACATGTTGCGGACCTAAATGTGATGGGCTCTAGAACATGTTGCGGCCCTAAATGTGATGGGCTCTAGAACATGTTGCGGCCCTAAATGTGATGGGCTCTAGAACATGTTGCGGCCCTAAATGTGATGGGCtctagaacatgttgtaacagaTGCATTTTCTCCCCTTACAGATGGGCTTTGCAGGCATTGCTGTTGGTGCGGCATTCGTAagtcaattattattattattattattattattattattataatggaATGTATGGAAATGTCCTATTCCTATAGAAAGTAACATTGTACAAGCATATCTTCACTAACCCAATTTGAATGTCTGATCGTGGTAGGAAGATGAGACTTCTCATTAAGGGCATACCAAATGTCACCCtacccctacatagtgcaccccaccctctacatagtgcaccctgccccctacatagtgcaccctgccccctacatagtgcaccctgCCCCCTACATGGTGCACCCTGCCCCCTACATGGTGCACCCTGCCCCCTACATGGTGCAACCTACCCCCTACATGGTGCAACCTACCCCCTACATGGTGCAACCTACCCCCTACATGGTGCAACCTACCCCCTACATGGTGCAACCTACCCCCTACATGGTGCAACCTACCCCCTACATGGTGCAACCTACCCCCTACATGGTGCAACCTAGCCCCTACATGGTGCAACCTACCCCCTACATGGTGCAACCTAGCCCCTACATGGTGCAACCTAGCCCCTACATGGTGCAACCTAGCCCCTACATGGTGCAACCTAGCCCCTACATGGTGCAACCTAGCCCCTACATGGTGCAACCTACCCCCTACATGGTGCAACCTACCCCCTACATGGTGCAACCTACCCCCTACATGGTGCAACCTACCCCCTACATGGTGCAACCTAGCCCCTACATGGTGCAACCTAGCCCCTACATGGTGCAACCTAGCCCCTACATGGTGCAACCTACCCCCTACATGGTGCAACCTAGCCCCTACATGGTGCAACCTAGCCCCTACATGGTGCAACCTAGCCCCTACATGGTGCAACCTACCCCCTACATGGTGCAACCTAGCCCCTACATGGTGCAACCTAGCCCCTACATGGTGCACCTACCCCCTACATGGTGCAACCTACCCCCTACATGGTGCAACCTAGCCCCTACATGGTGCAACCTAGCCCCTACATGGTGCAACCTACCCCCTACATGGTGCAACCTACCCCCTACATGGTGCAACCTGTCCTCTACATGGTGCACCCTGTCCTCTACATGGTGCACCCTGTCCTCTACATGGTGCACCCTGTCCTCTACATGGTGCACCCTGTCCTCTACATGGTGCACCCTGTCCTCTACATGGTGCACCCTGTCCTCTACATGGTGCACCCTGTCCTCTACATGGTGCACCCTGTCCTCTACATGGTGCACCCTGTCCTCTACATGGTGCACCCTGTCCTCTACATGGTGCACCCTGTCCTCTACATGGTGCAATACTTctaaccagagccttatgggccctagGAAAAAGTACACAATATAGGACTCAACCCTTTTCTCCTCCTGTGTTTCCAGGCCGGGCTGAGGCCAATCTGTGAGTTCATGACCTGGAACTTCTCCATGCAAGCCATCGACCAGGTGATTAACTCAGCTGCTAAGACTTACTACATGTCAGCCGGAGCTCAGCCTGTCCCCATTGTGTTCCGTGGTCCCAACGGCTCCTCCGCAGGTAAATAAACAAACATCTAATACCCGTTGTTTTCCCCCAATCCTGGTCCTTGGGACTCAAGGGGGAGCATTTTTTTAGTTTTTGTCCtcgcactaacacacctgttagCAAAGGATTGAAAATTTAAATGATTCGTTGAATCAAGTGTCTTAGTGCTAGAGGAATAACACTAGCATCTCTTTGGGTCAGCATGGGGAAACACTAGCATCTCTCTATGGATCAGCATGGGGAAACACTAGCATCTCTCTCTATGGATCAGCATGGGGAAACACTAGCATCTCTCTATGGATCAGCATGGGGAAACACTAGCATCTCTCTCTATGGATCAGCATGGGGAAACACTAGCGTCTCTCTCTATGGATCAGCATGGGGAAACACTAGCGTCTCTCTCTATGGATCAGCATGGGGAAACACTAGCGTCTCTCTCTATGGATCAGCATGGGGAAACACTAGCGTCTCTCTCTATGGGTCAGCATGGGGAAACACTAGCGTCTCTCTCTATGGGTCGGCATGGGGAAACACTAGCATCTCTCTATGGGTCGGCATGGGGAAACACTAGCATCTCTCTATGGATCGGCATGGGGAAACACTAGCGTCTCTCTCTATGGATCGGCATGGGGAAACACTAGCGTCTCTCTCTATGGATCAGCATGGGGAAACACTAGCGTCTCTCTCTATGGATCAGCATGGGGAAACACTAGCGTCTCTCTCTATGGATCAGCATGGGGAAACACTAGCGTCTCTCTCTATGGATCAGCATGGGGAAACACTAGCATCTCTCTATGGATCAGCATGGGGAAACACTAGCATCTCTCTCTATGGATCAGCATGGGGAAACACTAGCATCTCTCTCTATGGGTCAGCATGGGGAAACACTAGCATCTCTCTCTATGGATCAGCATGGGGAAACACTAGCATCTCTCTCTATGGATCAGCATGGGGAAACACTAGCATCTCTCTCTATGGATCAGCATGGGGAAACACTAGCATCTCTCTCTATGGATCAGCATGGGGAAACACTAGCATCTCTCTATGGATCAGCATGGGGAAACACTAGCATCTCTCTCTATGGATCAGCATGGGGAAACACTAGCATCTCTCTATGGATCAGCATGGGGAAacactagcatctctctctctatggatcAGCATGGGGAAACACTAGCATCTCtttgggtcggcatggggaaACACTAGCGCTCTTTTCTTTCTGGTATAGTTGAAATGTCGTTGGGTAAAGAATGTTAATTTGGTTCCTCTGTCTGCAGGTGTGGCAGCCCAACACTCCCAGTGTTTCGCTGCCTGGTACGGCCACTGCCCCGGCCTCAAAGTAGTCAGTCCCTGGAACTCTGAGGACGCCAGAGGACTCCTCAAAGCAGCTATCAGGGACAACAACCCTGGTGAGCAacaatctgcatcccaaatgccaccctattccctatatagtgcactacttctggggGACTAGGGTCCATTTTGTCTTTCCATGATTCCTTGCATCTTATCTCCTCGCTACCTCCTCAAAGGTATTAGAGAtgcagtgagctccaaaagtattgggacagtgacacattttgtgttttggctctgtactccagcactgagtgagaaagttacaaacgcacaaatatcatacccccaagacatgctaacctctcaccattacaataacaggggaggttagcattttatatcatacccccaagacatgctaacctctcaccattacaataacaggggaggttagcattttatatcatacccccaagacatgctaacctctcaccattacaataacaggggaggttagcattttatatcacacccccaagacatgctaacctctcaccattacaataacaggggaggctagcattttatatcatacccccaagacatgctaacctctcaccattacaataacaggggaggttagcattttatatcatacccccaagacatgctaacctctcaccattacaataacaggggaggttagcattttatatcatacccccaagacatgctaacctctccccattacaataacaggggaggttagcattttatatcataccccaagacatgctaacctctccccattacaataacaggggaggttagcattttatatcataaccccaagacatgctaacctctcaccattacaataacaggggaggttagcattttttgcggggtatgatatttgtttaactttctcactcataatTTATTCACgcttcattcaggattatctgtaaccGTGGTAgcgtccacattaatgtagaagtgtttagaagaATGTAGAAATATTCTATTATTTAtattaaaagtgactccaaaatgatacACTACATTTTTTACCATGAATTTCTATTGTGTACAAAataatccgaaacacaaccaaatcAAACTGCAAATTCATCCATCAAATTTGtaaagtcacaagcttgatgtagtcgttGCGTGCTATGAACATGGCACCAAATACAGCCttctgactactttaatacacatataagtgataTTATCCGAGTAGTTTTGGTCCCCTTAAATATGGGTACTATGTACCAAAAGTGCCCTCatgatgaaaataccctcaattaaaactgacagtctgcactttaacctcagtcattgtatcatttcaaatccaaagtgctggagttcagagccaaaacaacacatttcactgtccCAATGCTTAGAGCTAACTCTAGTACAGTTTAGTTCATCACACAACATTGGTAGCTAAAAGCTGGACCACAGTCCATACCTAAATAAACCAATTAAAGGATAGAGGACGCCCCGGGTCCCCTAGGAGGACGCCCCGGGTCCCCTAGGAGGACGCCCCGGGTCCCCTAGGGGGACGCCCCGGGTCCCCTAGGGGGACGCCCCGGGTCCCCAGGAGGTGGTGGTCCCCATGGGGGACGCCCCGGGTCCCCATGGAGGACGCCCCGGGCCCCCATGGAGGACGCCCCGGGCCCCCATGGAGGACGCCCCGGGCCCCCATGGAGGACGCCCCGGGCCCCCATGGAGGACGCCCCGGGTCCCTCGGGGGACGCCCCGGGTCCCTAGGAGGTGGTGGTCCCTAGGGGGACGCCCCGGGTCCCCAGGAGGTGGTGGTCCCTAGGAGGACGCCCCGAGCCCCCATGGAGGACGCCCCGGGTCCCTCGGAGGACGCCCCAGGTCCCCAGGAGGTGGTGGTCCCTAGGAGGACGCCCCGGGTCCCTAGGAGGACGCCCCGGGTCCCCAGGAGGTGCTAGTCCCTAGGAGGACGCCCCGGGTCCCCTAGGAGGACGCCCCGGGTCCCCAGGAGGTGGTGGTCCCTAGGAGGACGCCCCGGGTCCCTAGGAGGACGCCCCGGGTCCCCTAGGGGGACGCCCCGGGTCCCCAGGAGGTGGTGGTCCCTAGGACGCCCCGGGTCCCTAGGAGGACGCCCCGGGCGCCCATGGAGGACGCCCCGGGCGCCCATGGAGGACGCCCCGGGCGCCCATGGAGGACGCCCCGGGCGCCCATGGAGGACGCCCCGGGCGCCCATGGAGGACGCCCCGGGCGCCCATGGAGGACGCCCCGGGCGCCCATGGAGGACGCCCCGGGCCCCCATGGAGGACGCCCCGGGTCCCCTAGGAGGTGGTAGTCGAGGATGAGAGGGATCACTGTAGATCTGCTCGTGTCTTGTAGTGTAGACATTTAAGTTCCTGTGCTGTAACCATGGCGACGCGTGCTAATCGAAAaccttttttttaatgtatttttctcTTCAACAGTGGTGTTCCTGGAGAATGAGCTGATGTATGGCGTGCCCTTTGACCTGTCTGAGGAGGTTATGCATAAAGACTTTGTCTTACCTATTGGAAAGGCCAAGGTAGAAAGACAAGGTAAGTAGCAAGAGCTGGAGAGAAGGAATTTActttagaaaaataaaataaaaatgtaaatgttcattGTAACATCCCCTGTTAAAACATTGACATAATTGATTATTTCATTGTGAGAGATAATTGGTAATTTCATTGAAAAATCGCTTCAGATGTAGCATTGTTAGCTAATTGCATCGTTGATAAACAAATTAGCATGATGTCTTAATTGAGATGTACATAGGTTGCGTCCCAaatctggtcaaaggtagtttagtatagggagccatttgggatgtatgtACAGTGTTAAAGAtagccttctgaaagtattcacactacctgactttttccacattttgatgttacagcctgattttacattgttacgttacagctttactctaaaatgtattactttctttttccccctcatcaatctacacacaatatcccataatgacaaagaaaaaaaaacgtttttttcaaaatgtttgctaatttatatttaaaaaaaataataaatgaaattgcatttacataagtattcagaccctttactcagtactttgttgaagcacctttggcaacgattacagcctcgggtcttcttgggtatgacgctacaagcttggaacacctgtatttggggagtttctcccattcttctctgcagatcctctcaagctctgtcaggttggatggggagcgtcgctgcacagctatttccaggtctctccagagatattcgatcgggttcaagtccgggttctggctgggccactcaaggacattgagagacttgtcccgaagccactcctgcgttgtcttggctgtgtgcttagggtcattgtcctgttaggtgaaccttcaccccagtctgaggtcctgagcgctctagagcaggttttcatcaaggatctctctgtactttcctccgttcatctttccctcgatcctgactagtctcccagtccctgctgctgaaaaacatccccacagcatgatgctgctaccaccaccatgcttcaccgtaggcatggtgacaggtttcctccagacgtgatgctgccaccaccatgcttcaccgtagccatggtgacaggtttcctccagacgtgatgctgccaccaccatgcttcaccgtagccatggtgacaggtttcctccagacgtgatgctgccaccaccatgcttcaccgtaggcatggtgccaggtttcctccagacttgatgaATGTAATAGAGGCCagagagttcagtcttggtttcatcagaccagtgaatcttgtttctcatggtctgagagtctttaggtgccttttggcaaactccaagtgggctgtcatgtgccttttactggggagtggcttccgtctggccactctaccataaaggcctgattggtggagtgctgcagagatggttgtccttctgaaaagcTATCCCATCTACACAGGAACtttaaagctctgtcagagtgaccattgggttcttggtcaccttcctgaccaaggcccttctcccctgattgctcagtttgtccgggcggccagctctaggaagagtcttggtggttccaaacttccatttaagaatgatggaggccactgtgttcttggggaccttcaatgttgcagaaatttgttggtacccttccccagatctgtgcctggacacaatcctgtctcggagctctacggtcaattccttcaacgtcatggtttggtttttgctctgacatgcactgtcaaccgtgggaccttatatagacaggtgtgtggctttccaaatcatgtccaatcaatttaatttaccacaagtggactccaatcaagttgtagaaacatcttaaggatgatcaatggaaacagaatgcacctgtgctcaatttcgagtctcatcgcaaagaatctgaataattatgtaaataaggtatttctggtttttattttgagtacatttgcaaaaatgtctaaacctgtttttttgctttgtcattatggggtattaacctctaggggctatgtgggacacaagcgtcccacccctggtacaccctatcaacaacaggtgaaatatcaagagcgtcaaattttaaaacaattaaatgtcattcaaatttctcaaacacaactatcttacaccctttgaaagataaacatctccttaatctaaccacgttgtccgatttcaaaaaggctttacggcgaagcataaagttagattatgttaggacagtacattgaaaatagctgtgtgtaatgttttgtcaatgcaaagacgcgtgtcaccaaaagcagaaaaccagcaaaaattatgcactaacctttgacaatctccatcagatgacactcctaggacattatgttagacaatacatgcattttttgttctatcaagttcatatttatatccaaaaacagcgttttactatggcgttgaggaaatattttccctccaataccgccagtcaaatcagcacaacaaattaaataattactattcgaaaacattggtaaaatattatattgtcattcaaagaattatagatttacatctcttgaacgcaaccggattgccagatttaaaaataaccttactgggaaatcacactttgcaataatctgagcactgcgcccagaaaaatacgctttgcgatacagactaaccgccatgttggagagatctaaaatcgaaaatactatgtaaataatccattacctttgattctcttcatcagatgtcacttccaggaatcccaggtccataagaaatgtagttttgttcgaaaaagctcataatttatgtccaaaaagctccgtgttgttagcacatgatctaagcccgccggacttctcttcatgaaagaggggagaaaaaatatttacgttcgttcaaacatgtcaaacgttgtatagcataaatcattagggcctttttcaaccagaacatgaataatattcaaggcggacgattgcattctcttttaaaacgtattggaactagagtacccaacatgaactcgcgcgccagagtcttgtcggccaccaccgttccaaggctcttgttcgttcagttctcacagtagaagactcaaacaactttgtaaagactggtgacatctagtgggagccaaaggaagtgctcaacgattaataagctcctgtgtgtttcaatggcataggcttaaaggtaattcaacacatcaggtatccacttcctgtcagaatttatctcagggttttgactgccatatgagttctgttatacatagacaccattcaaacagttttagaaaattcagattgttttctatccaaacctgaacaataatatgcatattctagcttctgagttggtgtaggaggcagttaaaaatgggcacatatttttttcaaaattctcaatactgccccctatccccaacaggttttaacaagaaacatatttttatttaatcagttttcgaataaggctgtaacgtaacaatgtggaaaaagtccaaagggtctgaataattttcccgaatgcgctgtatgttgaattcaggttgtaacaacaacaacaataacaaaatgttaagttaaggggtatggctactttctgaaggcactacaaAACGTTTGTACCTAACCATTTGTGTGTTTTCATCAGGAACTCACATCACTCTAGTGTCACATTCCCGGTGTGTGGGTTTCTGCCTGGACGCAGCTGCCGTCCTGGCTAAAGAGGGCGTTGAATGTGAGGTGAGTGTCGTCTTTAGTTATGTGGTCAAAAAAACAAACAGATTTCTATTGGTTTATGTATAAACTAAAACCAATAGAAAACACTCACTGCTCTTGTAATGTCACTAATTTATATCTGTTGTTGAATACATCTCCACTTACAAATAagggttggagtgtgtgtgtgtgtgtgtgtgtgtgtgtgtgttttgaaattCAAAGTTTGAAATAGTACATGTGGCCTAGGGTAGGGTAGTCTAGCGGTTTAAGACCCTGCTTCTGGAGCACATGGACATTGTAACGCTGCCAGCATGAGTTCAATCCGTCTCACTGCTCTTTCAGCACTCTCTTACACATCACCTCTATCGAATAGATTTACAAaatacccccccctcccccccaggacAACACTACTAAAGtactgttctgtccctctcccctGCTTGGTGgttaacccctagccaacagccaatggcatcgcacggcgcgaaatacaaaaccaactaaaataccacaattcaattttctcaaacaatcaactattttacaccattttaaagataagactctcattaatctaaccacattgtccgatttcaaaaaggctttacagcgaaagcaaaacattagattatgttaggagagtacatagccacaaataatcacacagccattttccaagcaagcatatatgtcacataaaccaaaaccacagctaaatgcagcactaacctttgatcttcatcagatgacactcctaggacattatgctatacaagacatgcatgttttgttcaatcaagttcatatttatatcaaaaaacagctttttacattagcatgtgatgttcagaactagcatacccactgaaaacttccggtgaatttactaaattactcatgataattgttgacaaaatacataattttaagaattatagatacagaactcctttatgcaatcgcggtgtccgattttaaaatagcttttcggtgaaaacatattttgcaatattctgagtacatagctcggccatcacg from Salmo trutta chromosome 16, fSalTru1.1, whole genome shotgun sequence includes these protein-coding regions:
- the LOC115149949 gene encoding pyruvate dehydrogenase E1 component subunit beta, mitochondrial, producing MASIRCFLRSGKSAVSVVLRREFSKTSPAAVQVNVRDALNQAMDEELERDERVFLLGEEVAQYDGAYKVSRGLWKKYGDKRIIDTPITEMGFAGIAVGAAFAGLRPICEFMTWNFSMQAIDQVINSAAKTYYMSAGAQPVPIVFRGPNGSSAGVAAQHSQCFAAWYGHCPGLKVVSPWNSEDARGLLKAAIRDNNPVVFLENELMYGVPFDLSEEVMHKDFVLPIGKAKVERQGTHITLVSHSRCVGFCLDAAAVLAKEGVECEVVNLRTIRPLDVDTIETSVIKTGHLVTVEGGWPQYGVGAEICARIMEGPAFNYLDAPAVRVTGVDIPMPYAKILEDHSVPQIKDIIFSVKKVLNM